The Mobula birostris isolate sMobBir1 chromosome 6, sMobBir1.hap1, whole genome shotgun sequence genome has a window encoding:
- the asnsd1 gene encoding asparagine synthetase domain-containing protein 1 has translation MCGICCMLVLSPQNAPVILGEEMLECLRRRGPNYSQQLFKVVPDLGYSCCFSGHVLHMRGSLNPQPMQDAQGNLLLWNGEVFGGIEMKPEDNDTQIILQHLSSCYSEEDILSVFSSIRGPWAFIYYQPSTHCLWFGRDYFGRRSLLWQFKNPYLSLVSVSASLPNCLSVPWYEVPARGLYKIDLQKHPNPSSLAITWYPWKHISTECEMASHLQAQFTEELPNFVSVLLNESRIFLRAPIIPMNCSIPDPCTESNYSATNLTNVDMCLSDEHKKKIVHQFIDILNESVRRRVLFLPRNLNPSDCAVHKMNSDKAKVAILFSGGVDSMVLSALADRHVPADEPIDLLNVAFEQRERKMQKISKKKQRQNNTADASEMETSKNDNVTIKENTAFNVPDRITGQAGLKELQIINPSRHWNFVEINITLEELKEMRQHRISHLVQPLDTVLDDSIGCAVWFAARGIGINTSNEDIQQYISTAKVVLTGIGADEQLAGYSRHRIRYKTSGFEGLVKELEMELDRISSRNLGRDDRVIGDHGKEARFPFLDEAVVSFLNSLPVWDKADLTLPHGIGEKLLLRMAAKELGLSASATLPKRAMQFGSRISKMENHKEKASDKCSRLLQNMGD, from the exons ATGTGTGGAATTTGCTGTATGTTAGTTTTGTCCCCCCAAAATGCTCCTGTTATTTTGGGAGAGGAAATGCTTGAATGCCTTCGACGAAGAGGTCCTAACTATAGTCAACAGTTATTCAAAGTGGTGCCTGATCTGGGCTATAGTTGTTGCTTTTCTGGTCATGTGCTGCATATGAGAGGAAGCCTAAATCCACAGCCCATGCAGGATGCTCAAGGAAATCTCCTCCTTTggaatggggaggtgtttgggggtatTGAAATGAAACCTGAAGACAATGACACTCAGATTATTCTTCAGCATTTGTCTTCATGTTACAGTGAAGAAGACATTCTATCTGTCTTTTCATCTATTCGAGGACCTTGGGCTTTTATCTATTACCAACCATCCACTCATTGTTTGTGGTTTGGTCGAGACTATTTTGGTCGCCGGAGTTTACTATGGCAGTTTAAAAATCCCTACCTTAGTCTTGTATCAGTGAGTGCTTCTCTCCCAAACTGTCTAAGTGTCCCTTGGTATGAGGTACCAGCACGTGGACTTTATAAAATTGACCTACAAAAACATCCCAATCCCAGCTCTCTGGCAATAACGTGGTACCCTTGGAAACATATTTCGACTGAATGTGAAATGGCTTCTCACTTACAAGCTCAGTTCACTGAAGAACTTCCTAATTTTGTTTCTGTGCTTTTGAATGAATCAAGGATTTTCCTCAGAGCCCCCATCATTCCTATGAATTGCAGTATTCCAGATCCATGTACAGAAAGTAATTATTCTGCAACAAATTTGACAAATGTTGACATGTGTCTTTCAGATGAACACAAGAAAAAAATTGTTCATCAATTTATTGATATTTTGAATGAATCTGTTAGACGACGAGTGCTTTTTTTACCAAGGAACCTAAATCCATCTGATTGTGCAGTGCATAAAATGAATTCTGATAAAGCAAAAGTAGCAATTCTTTTTTCTGGAGGTGTTGATTCTATGGTCCTCTCTGCCTTGGCTGACCGACATGTTCCTGCAGATGAACCTATTGACTTACTGAATGTAGCCTTTGAGCAGCGAGAAAGGAAAATGCAAAAAATCTCAAAGAAAAAGCAGCGACAAAACAATACTGCTGATGCATCAGAAATGGAGACTTCAAAAAATGACAATGTTACTATTAAGGAgaatactgcttttaatgtgccTGATCGGATCACTGGCCAGGCTGGTTTAAAAGAATTACAAATTATAAATCCTTCCAGACATTGGAATTTTGTAGAAATCAATATCACATTAGAAGAGCTGAAAGAAATGAGACAACACCGGATTAGCCATTTGGTACAACCCCTGGACACTGTTTTGGATGACAGCATTGGCTGTGCGGTATGGTTTGCAGCAAGAGGTATTGGTATTAACACCAGCAATGAAGACATCCAGCAGTATATCAGCACTGCTAAG GTGGTGTTGACTGGGATTGGTGCTGATGAACAACTTGCAGGTTACTCCCGTCACCGCATCCGCTACAAAACATCAGGATTTGAAGGCCTGGTCAAAGAACTGGAGATGGAACTTGATCGCATCTCCTCACGTAATCTTGGAAGAGACGACAGAGTCATTGGTGACCACGGGAAAGAAGCAAg GTTTCCATTTTTGGATGAAGCTGTTGTTTCCTTTCTAAACTCACTTCCTGTGTGGGATAAAGCAGATTTGACTCTGCCTCATGGGATTGGCGAAAAGCTACTCCTGCGAATGGCTGCAAAAGAATTGGGCCTCTCGGCATCTGCCACTCTGCCAAAGAGAGCAATGCAGTTTGGATCTAGAATCTCAAAGATGGAAAATCATaaggaaaaggcctctgacaaaTGTAGCAGATTACTGCAAAACATGGGGGATTAG
- the asdurf gene encoding ASNSD1 upstream open reading frame protein: protein MPPPALLTAESAVEISQRLHRAWSPCRHLLPGVSHGSGSRRDLCEVMESFRKEELNKQIKEQIVLIDELSNLKKNRKVYKQQPNSYIFFAADQTETLSESKCSLDEMRREYQELENTEEVKK, encoded by the exons ATGCCTCCTCCAGCCCTGCTGACCGCCGAGAGCGCTGTGGAGATCTCCCAGCGCCTCCATCGCGCTTGGTCTCCGTGCCGTCATTTACTTCCGGGAGTCTCACATGGGAGTGGGAGCAGGAGGGATCTGTGTGAGGTGATGGAGTCATTTCGGAAGGAAGAGTTAAATAAGCAG ATAAAGGAACAAATTGTTCTCATTGATGAACTCTCCAACTTGAAGAAAAATCGG AAAGTTTATAAGCAGCAGCCAAATAGCTATATATTTTTTGCAGCAGATCAAACAGAGACTCTAAGTGAAAGTAAAT GTTCCCTTGATGAGATGAGAAGGGAATACCAGGAATtggaaaatactgaggaagtgaaGAAGTAA